The Flavobacterium praedii genome window below encodes:
- the pbpC gene encoding penicillin-binding protein 1C gives MKNKLIAFLQRIINWIKTNKIKSSIAFLLLVVYYFSLPRTLFQEPYSTVIESKEGELLGAKIALDGQWRFPAQDSVPDKFKKCIVYFEDEYFYNHPGFNPVAMINAFQQNRKAGKVVRGGSTLTQQVIRLSRNGKGRTYFEKIIELILATRLELGYSKSEILELYAAHAPFGGNVVGLEMASWRYFGVQSHQLSWAESATLAVLPNAPSLIYPGKNQIKLLSKRNRLLLKLNQEGIIDQQTYELSIAEPLPQKPYDLPQIAPHLLQRVAKNQEGTRVKTTIEIGLQNRVNQIAKYYYNQYKQNEVHNLAILVIDVPNRKVMSYVGNSPTDVNHQKDVDIIDAPRSTGSILKPLLYAGMLDDGELLPNTLVADIPTQISGYTPQNFNLTFDGAVPAHRALSRSLNIPAVLMLQDFGVNKFYEELQRFKLRDISKPPDHYGLSLILGGAESNLWDLCRTYAGLSSTLNFFSKNQGNYRTNEFAELNYQDDFQVDFGDETKQKNILGAGSIWLTYNAMEQVNRPEGDEAWKFYDSSLKIAWKTGTSFGNRDAWAIGTNSRYVVGVWVGNATGEGRPTLTGVTSAAPILFDVFNLLPRQRWFDTPFKDLEEVEVCNLSGHLAKDGCPTIKQLVPKKGKNTSICPYHKTVHLDKSLQFQVNSSCENIENIVTKNWFILPPVMAWYYKSQHIEYLALPPFRNDCMGTQTATMDFIYPKTNTKIYLTKNFNSEVQPVILKVAHSQRDSKLFWYVDNVFKGSTKTFHEMPISATTGFHYITVVDEFGNEIRRKIEIVKE, from the coding sequence TTGAAAAATAAACTAATAGCGTTCCTGCAACGCATCATCAATTGGATAAAAACAAATAAAATTAAATCATCAATAGCTTTTTTGCTGTTGGTGGTTTATTATTTTTCGTTGCCACGAACTTTGTTTCAAGAGCCTTATTCTACAGTGATTGAAAGTAAAGAAGGAGAATTGCTTGGCGCTAAAATTGCTCTCGATGGACAATGGCGATTTCCTGCACAGGACAGCGTTCCCGATAAATTCAAGAAATGTATTGTCTATTTTGAAGACGAATATTTCTACAACCATCCTGGATTCAATCCTGTGGCGATGATCAATGCTTTTCAGCAAAATAGGAAAGCAGGCAAAGTTGTTCGCGGGGGAAGCACCTTGACCCAGCAAGTCATTCGGTTGTCTAGAAATGGCAAAGGCCGAACCTATTTCGAAAAAATAATCGAACTCATTCTCGCCACCCGATTAGAATTAGGTTATTCTAAAAGCGAAATCTTAGAATTATATGCTGCTCATGCTCCGTTTGGAGGAAATGTGGTAGGGTTGGAGATGGCTTCTTGGCGGTATTTTGGCGTGCAGTCCCATCAATTGTCTTGGGCAGAAAGCGCTACTTTGGCCGTTTTGCCCAATGCACCTAGTTTGATTTATCCAGGAAAGAACCAAATCAAATTATTAAGCAAGCGCAACCGACTTTTGTTGAAATTAAATCAAGAAGGAATAATTGATCAGCAGACTTACGAACTTTCGATAGCCGAACCTTTGCCCCAAAAACCGTATGATTTACCTCAAATTGCTCCGCATTTATTGCAACGTGTTGCTAAGAATCAAGAAGGAACTCGGGTGAAAACGACTATAGAAATTGGGTTGCAAAACAGAGTCAATCAAATTGCAAAGTATTATTACAATCAGTACAAGCAAAACGAGGTTCATAATTTGGCTATTTTGGTTATCGATGTGCCCAATAGAAAAGTGATGAGCTATGTTGGAAATTCACCTACGGACGTTAATCATCAAAAAGATGTTGATATTATTGATGCGCCAAGAAGTACAGGAAGTATTTTGAAACCGCTCTTATACGCTGGTATGCTCGACGATGGAGAGTTATTACCCAATACGCTAGTGGCAGACATCCCGACGCAAATTTCGGGCTATACGCCTCAAAATTTCAATTTGACATTTGACGGAGCAGTTCCAGCACATCGGGCGTTATCGCGTTCGTTGAATATTCCTGCCGTATTGATGTTGCAGGATTTTGGGGTGAATAAATTTTATGAAGAATTACAGCGATTCAAATTACGGGATATTTCAAAACCGCCCGATCATTATGGCTTGTCGCTTATTTTAGGTGGTGCCGAAAGTAATTTATGGGATTTGTGCCGAACCTATGCCGGTTTGTCTTCAACTTTAAATTTTTTCAGTAAAAATCAAGGAAACTACAGAACCAATGAATTTGCTGAATTAAACTATCAGGATGATTTTCAAGTTGATTTTGGAGACGAAACCAAGCAAAAGAACATCTTGGGAGCAGGATCGATTTGGTTGACGTATAACGCAATGGAACAAGTCAATCGCCCCGAAGGAGATGAGGCTTGGAAATTCTATGACAGTTCACTCAAGATTGCTTGGAAAACGGGAACAAGTTTCGGGAATCGTGATGCGTGGGCCATTGGGACAAATTCCAGATATGTAGTGGGCGTGTGGGTAGGAAATGCAACAGGCGAGGGTAGGCCTACCTTGACTGGGGTCACCAGTGCGGCACCCATTTTATTTGATGTTTTTAATTTATTGCCAAGACAACGATGGTTTGATACTCCGTTTAAAGATTTAGAAGAAGTGGAAGTATGCAATTTAAGCGGTCATTTGGCGAAAGACGGTTGCCCAACAATAAAGCAACTCGTTCCGAAGAAAGGAAAAAACACTTCTATTTGTCCGTATCACAAAACGGTGCATTTGGATAAATCATTACAATTTCAAGTCAACAGCAGTTGCGAAAACATTGAAAATATAGTGACCAAAAACTGGTTCATTTTGCCGCCAGTAATGGCTTGGTATTACAAAAGTCAGCATATTGAATATTTGGCATTGCCACCCTTTCGAAATGATTGTATGGGAACACAAACGGCTACAATGGATTTTATTTATCCGAAAACAAACACCAAAATCTATCTTACGAAGAATTTCAATAGCGAAGTTCAGCCTGTGATTTTAAAAGTAGCCCATTCTCAAAGGGATAGTAAACTTTTTTGGTATGTTGACAATGTATTCAAAGGGAGTACCAAAACCTTTCACGAAATGCCTATTTCGGCAACGACAGGATTTCATTACATCACTGTGGTGGATGAATTTGGAAACGAAATTCGAAGAAAAATAGAAATTGTAAAAGAGTAA
- a CDS encoding transposase yields MEKDIFESGHYYHIYNRGNNKENIFIGEKNYNYFLEKMKKYLLPIVDVYAYCLLKNHFHIVLRIKDKEELPEKFKERIHLPFSNFFNSYAKSINTAYNRTGSLFQEHLQRNRIENEEYLKQLIVYVHLNPVKHKFTESFETYLHSSYRSYLSNKETSIDRDFILGLFGGLENFKFYHDERRLIYGGVIDSIDKMDD; encoded by the coding sequence ATGGAAAAAGATATTTTTGAATCAGGTCATTATTATCACATATACAATAGAGGCAATAACAAAGAAAATATTTTCATTGGAGAGAAAAATTATAATTATTTTCTAGAGAAAATGAAGAAATATCTTTTACCAATTGTGGATGTTTATGCCTACTGCTTGCTCAAGAATCATTTTCATATTGTTTTAAGAATTAAAGACAAAGAAGAGTTGCCAGAAAAATTTAAAGAGAGAATTCATTTGCCTTTTTCTAACTTTTTTAATTCGTATGCCAAAAGTATAAATACCGCTTATAATCGAACAGGAAGTTTATTTCAAGAGCATTTGCAAAGAAATAGAATTGAAAATGAAGAGTATTTGAAACAATTAATAGTGTATGTTCATTTAAATCCTGTAAAGCATAAATTTACGGAATCATTCGAAACATATCTGCATTCATCTTACCGTTCTTATTTGTCAAATAAAGAAACAAGTATTGATAGGGATTTTATTCTTGGACTATTTGGAGGTTTAGAGAATTTTAAGTTTTATCACGATGAAAGAAGATTGATTTATGGGGGTGTAATTGATTCTATTGATAAAATGGATGACTAG
- a CDS encoding alpha-2-macroglobulin family protein codes for MKTKGLIYVFCVFFLFQACGKKSAADFNSDFSLFKEYIVSFTGGIVSAQSDIRVVLAFDDNNWKVNEVLDDDLFDISPSVDGKVIALSSNTIAFIPEKKLESGTEYQVTLHLDKLNPKVAEKDKTLSNFNFTVKTIKQDFVVNTLDLQSYSKDYQYLNCVLKTADNMDFESAKKLVEAEHNGNDLKIIFEKSAAVGKEFKFRIDSIQRLDSKSNLEIKYDGNDFEMDQNGTIDFPITALNEFKVIKTEMSEGNNQSLTINFSEPLEKGQDFKGLVAIQNTNNLKFSTQGNLLKVYFNNERAIEKTVEVVPEAVSEVVFSDSTAVATDTVVAEEPEEVAVVEPEPIVDSQKLTGELLLEVFQGIESEYGKKLNENYSEKISFDEIKPNVRFIKNGTILPSSSNLKLNFEAVNLSAVDVKIYKIYKNNILQFLQDNELNGTQNLKKVSQPIAKSTLNLKESSLVNLSKWNTFALDLSKIITPEPGAIYRIEFSYKKAYSLYKCENSEAGDTDNEETEEVDEKDVNYSENSYDEYYYDDYEWRESQDPCTSSYYYNAKIGTNILASDVGVIAKRGDNKSYLFAVSNIITTEPIANARVDLYSFQQQKLGTAATSSEGIASFQLDTFAYFAIVTYGTQSTYVKLDDGHSLSVSNFNVSGETLQKGLKGFIYGERGVWRPGDNLYLSFILNDASNKIPLGHPIKFRLADPNGKVTYQTVQKSNDWNHYAFTVPTESDAPTGNWEAMVSVGGAKFYKSIKIETIKPNRLKIKNSFKRAVLSSSYPNTSNLEVTWLHGAVAKNLNVEMQAKFSQQATTFKNYEKYVFDDLVRKFSTEEVTVFSGKLDANGKANATIEPKIQGEAPGMLKASFITKVYEEGGDFSTDVIATTYSPYNTYVGIKSPEPNKYGMLETRKVNQFDVVTVDENGRPKAVKNLEVKVYKVEWRWWWDESSDNLSNYNSDNATTSYKTFTINTDANGKGSVRFALTDEEWGRYLIRVSDEVGGHATALTVNIDWPMWSGKTRNTDASTANMLVFSTDKQNYAVGENAQISFPSSEGGRAFISIENGSKVLQTLWAKTQKGETKVTIPITAAMAPNVYFNITLLQPHATTKNDLPIRMYGIVPIEVIDKNTILTPKLVMPDVLRPEQSFAIKVSEQSGKAMTYTIAIVDEGLLDLTRFKAPNAWDSFYVREALGVKTWDIYDDVIGAYGGKVNQIFSIGGDQDLGGGKAKKANRFKPVVIYMGPFKLEKGQAKTHQVKLPKYIGSVKTMIVAGDATTSAYGSVEKATPVRSPLMVLASLPRKISPSEKVTIPVTVFAMEKNIKNVTVQIKTNNGLKVIGSATQKLSFAQPDEKMAYFNLAVGSITGIGKVQIVATSGKEKSVYDVEIDMTNPNPVTNTFTDVILEPNSTKTISWKTFGVSGSNKAKLEVSSMPTINLNGRLQYLIQYPHGCVEQTTSSVFPQLYLNDIADLDATRQQLIQKNVTAGITRLGGFQLSNGGMSYWQGGTVADDWGSSYAGHFMIEAEKKGYFLPINFKTKWISYQQKEAKQWRFMPSYGNDLAQSYRLYTLALAGAPDLSSMNRLRETKGISNESKLRLASAYVLAGQKSAGLTLLLNTSIDDNSNYNYYYYGSNDRNRAMSLETLLLLGQKQKAFAMATKLAKDMSSDQWMSTQTTAYCLYAMAKFSVSNGPKGIDVQFSKDGKAQSIKTMKTIADRSLVVKTGSNSVTLKNNRKNRLYVRVLNTGILPIGQEKAIQSNVSASIVFKNRKGSVINVSKINQGTEFVAEVTVENQKNEHVENVALSQILPSGFEIVNTRFTDYGDATNNVADYIDIRDDRTNFYFGMKAGEVKTFRILLNASYLGTYYLPGLQCEAMYDNTFLARTKGFWIQVVK; via the coding sequence GTGAAAACAAAAGGATTAATTTACGTGTTTTGTGTGTTTTTTTTGTTTCAAGCGTGCGGTAAAAAATCAGCTGCCGATTTTAATTCCGATTTTTCATTGTTTAAAGAGTATATAGTCAGTTTTACGGGGGGAATAGTCTCGGCACAATCGGACATTCGGGTGGTTTTGGCTTTCGATGACAATAATTGGAAAGTCAATGAGGTTTTGGACGATGATTTATTCGATATTTCTCCAAGTGTCGATGGAAAAGTGATTGCGCTTTCTAGTAATACCATTGCTTTTATTCCTGAGAAAAAATTAGAATCGGGCACCGAATATCAGGTGACTTTGCACTTGGATAAGCTAAATCCAAAGGTTGCCGAAAAGGATAAAACACTTTCCAATTTCAATTTTACAGTGAAGACCATCAAACAGGATTTTGTTGTCAATACTCTTGATTTGCAATCATACAGTAAAGATTACCAATATTTGAATTGTGTACTGAAAACCGCAGACAATATGGATTTTGAGTCGGCCAAGAAGTTAGTGGAAGCTGAGCATAATGGAAACGACTTGAAAATTATTTTTGAAAAATCAGCAGCGGTTGGGAAAGAATTCAAATTTAGAATTGATAGTATTCAGCGATTGGATTCCAAAAGTAATCTTGAGATAAAGTACGACGGAAACGATTTTGAAATGGACCAAAACGGGACCATTGATTTTCCGATTACGGCGCTGAATGAGTTCAAAGTCATTAAAACCGAAATGAGTGAAGGAAACAATCAATCCTTGACTATCAATTTTTCGGAACCATTGGAAAAAGGTCAAGATTTTAAAGGTTTGGTGGCAATTCAGAACACCAACAATTTAAAATTTTCTACTCAAGGTAATTTGTTAAAAGTGTATTTCAATAATGAGAGAGCCATTGAAAAAACGGTTGAAGTAGTTCCTGAAGCGGTTTCAGAAGTTGTTTTTTCTGATTCTACAGCTGTTGCTACAGATACCGTCGTGGCAGAAGAACCAGAAGAAGTTGCCGTTGTCGAGCCTGAGCCAATTGTGGATTCGCAAAAACTCACAGGAGAATTGCTGTTGGAAGTTTTTCAAGGAATTGAAAGCGAATATGGCAAAAAGCTGAATGAGAATTACTCAGAGAAAATTTCGTTTGATGAGATAAAACCCAACGTTCGCTTTATCAAAAATGGAACGATTTTACCAAGTTCCAGTAATTTAAAACTCAATTTTGAAGCCGTAAATCTAAGTGCGGTTGATGTCAAAATATATAAAATTTACAAAAATAACATTCTTCAGTTTTTGCAGGATAATGAGTTGAATGGCACGCAAAATCTAAAAAAGGTATCGCAACCTATTGCTAAATCAACGCTGAATTTAAAGGAAAGTAGTTTGGTTAATTTAAGCAAATGGAACACTTTCGCATTGGATTTGTCCAAAATTATTACACCTGAACCAGGTGCTATTTACAGAATAGAGTTCTCCTATAAAAAAGCGTACTCTTTATACAAATGCGAAAACTCAGAAGCTGGTGACACTGATAATGAGGAAACCGAAGAGGTGGATGAAAAAGATGTGAATTATAGTGAAAACTCTTATGATGAGTATTATTATGACGATTACGAATGGAGAGAAAGCCAAGATCCTTGTACGAGTTCCTATTATTACAATGCTAAGATTGGAACGAATATTTTGGCCTCGGATGTTGGAGTAATTGCCAAAAGAGGAGATAATAAATCCTATTTATTTGCCGTAAGCAATATTATTACAACCGAACCCATTGCAAATGCCAGAGTGGACTTGTACAGTTTTCAACAACAAAAATTAGGCACAGCAGCAACAAGCAGTGAAGGTATTGCTAGTTTTCAGTTGGATACTTTTGCCTATTTTGCGATTGTAACTTACGGAACACAATCCACTTATGTAAAACTTGATGACGGTCACTCTTTATCGGTAAGTAATTTTAATGTATCTGGTGAAACCTTGCAAAAAGGACTTAAAGGATTTATATATGGGGAACGTGGCGTTTGGCGACCTGGGGATAATCTGTATTTGTCTTTCATTTTGAATGATGCTTCAAATAAAATACCGTTGGGACATCCTATTAAATTTAGATTAGCCGATCCAAATGGGAAAGTAACCTATCAAACGGTTCAAAAATCGAATGACTGGAATCATTATGCGTTTACTGTTCCAACTGAAAGTGATGCACCTACCGGAAATTGGGAAGCAATGGTTAGCGTGGGTGGTGCGAAGTTTTATAAAAGTATAAAAATCGAAACCATTAAACCCAATCGTTTAAAAATAAAAAACAGTTTCAAAAGAGCGGTGCTTTCATCTTCGTATCCAAATACCAGCAATCTCGAAGTGACATGGCTTCATGGCGCTGTGGCCAAAAATTTGAATGTTGAAATGCAAGCCAAATTTTCACAACAAGCAACGACTTTCAAGAATTATGAAAAGTATGTTTTTGATGATTTAGTTCGAAAATTCAGTACAGAAGAAGTTACGGTTTTCTCCGGAAAATTAGACGCTAATGGAAAAGCGAATGCAACGATAGAGCCAAAAATTCAAGGAGAAGCACCAGGCATGCTGAAAGCGTCATTTATTACCAAAGTGTATGAAGAAGGCGGTGATTTCAGCACCGATGTTATCGCAACAACCTATTCTCCATATAACACTTATGTGGGTATAAAATCACCCGAGCCTAATAAATACGGGATGCTGGAAACCCGTAAAGTGAATCAATTTGATGTGGTTACGGTGGATGAAAATGGAAGACCGAAAGCAGTTAAAAATCTGGAAGTAAAGGTGTACAAAGTAGAATGGCGTTGGTGGTGGGATGAATCCAGTGATAATTTGTCGAATTATAATTCGGATAATGCGACGACTTCATACAAAACTTTTACAATAAACACCGATGCCAACGGAAAAGGAAGTGTGAGATTTGCTTTGACCGATGAAGAGTGGGGACGTTATTTAATTCGGGTTTCAGATGAAGTTGGTGGACACGCAACGGCATTGACGGTAAATATCGATTGGCCAATGTGGTCTGGAAAAACTAGAAATACCGATGCTTCAACGGCGAATATGTTGGTTTTTTCTACTGATAAACAAAATTATGCCGTCGGTGAAAATGCTCAAATTTCGTTCCCGTCGAGTGAAGGGGGGCGTGCTTTTATATCAATCGAAAATGGATCGAAAGTATTGCAAACGCTTTGGGCTAAGACCCAAAAAGGAGAAACCAAAGTGACTATTCCGATTACTGCTGCAATGGCGCCGAATGTGTATTTCAATATTACGTTGTTGCAACCACATGCTACAACCAAGAATGATTTACCAATCCGTATGTATGGAATTGTACCAATCGAAGTGATTGACAAGAATACGATTTTGACACCCAAATTGGTAATGCCGGATGTGTTGCGTCCTGAACAGTCATTTGCAATAAAAGTGAGTGAACAATCCGGAAAAGCAATGACATACACAATTGCCATTGTAGATGAAGGATTATTGGATTTAACCCGTTTTAAAGCGCCAAATGCTTGGGATAGTTTCTATGTTCGGGAAGCTTTGGGTGTAAAAACTTGGGATATTTATGACGATGTGATTGGAGCGTATGGCGGAAAAGTGAATCAGATTTTCAGCATCGGTGGTGACCAAGATTTAGGTGGTGGAAAAGCCAAAAAAGCCAATCGCTTTAAACCAGTTGTGATTTATATGGGGCCTTTTAAATTGGAGAAAGGACAAGCCAAAACCCATCAAGTGAAATTACCGAAATACATTGGTTCTGTAAAAACAATGATTGTAGCTGGCGATGCAACTACAAGTGCGTATGGAAGTGTCGAAAAAGCAACACCAGTTCGCAGTCCGCTAATGGTTTTGGCTTCGTTGCCGAGAAAAATTTCTCCATCTGAGAAAGTGACGATTCCTGTTACTGTTTTTGCAATGGAAAAAAACATAAAAAATGTTACGGTTCAGATTAAAACGAATAATGGATTAAAAGTTATTGGCAGTGCCACTCAAAAATTGTCATTCGCTCAGCCTGACGAAAAAATGGCTTATTTTAATTTGGCTGTGGGTTCTATAACAGGAATCGGAAAAGTGCAGATTGTAGCGACTTCAGGCAAGGAAAAATCAGTGTACGATGTAGAGATCGATATGACGAATCCGAATCCAGTGACCAATACGTTCACTGATGTGATTTTGGAACCAAATAGTACTAAAACTATTTCTTGGAAAACATTTGGTGTTTCGGGAAGTAATAAAGCAAAATTAGAGGTTTCCTCAATGCCAACTATTAATTTAAATGGGCGATTACAATATCTGATTCAATATCCGCATGGCTGTGTGGAGCAAACGACTTCGTCTGTTTTTCCGCAATTGTACTTAAATGATATTGCCGATTTGGATGCTACGCGTCAGCAATTAATTCAAAAAAATGTGACCGCAGGAATTACTCGATTAGGAGGTTTTCAATTATCGAATGGGGGAATGTCATACTGGCAAGGAGGAACCGTTGCCGATGATTGGGGTTCTTCGTATGCTGGACATTTTATGATTGAAGCTGAGAAAAAAGGGTATTTCTTGCCAATCAATTTCAAAACCAAATGGATTTCGTATCAGCAAAAAGAAGCCAAACAATGGCGATTTATGCCGAGTTATGGAAATGATTTGGCGCAATCGTATCGCTTGTACACATTAGCATTGGCGGGAGCACCCGATTTATCTTCGATGAACAGATTGCGTGAAACCAAAGGAATTTCGAACGAAAGTAAATTACGTTTGGCTTCGGCTTATGTATTGGCAGGACAAAAATCAGCAGGTTTGACGTTGTTGCTGAATACTTCTATAGATGATAATTCGAATTATAATTATTACTATTATGGTTCTAATGATAGGAATCGTGCCATGTCCCTCGAAACATTGTTATTGCTTGGACAAAAGCAAAAAGCATTTGCAATGGCAACAAAATTGGCTAAAGATATGTCTAGTGACCAATGGATGAGTACGCAAACTACGGCCTATTGTTTGTATGCTATGGCTAAATTTTCCGTTAGTAATGGTCCAAAAGGAATCGATGTCCAGTTCAGTAAAGACGGAAAAGCACAATCAATTAAAACGATGAAAACCATCGCAGACCGAAGTCTGGTGGTCAAAACGGGTTCGAATAGTGTGACTCTAAAAAACAACAGAAAGAATAGATTGTACGTTCGTGTGCTGAATACAGGAATTCTTCCTATTGGACAAGAAAAAGCAATTCAAAGTAATGTTTCGGCTTCGATTGTTTTCAAAAACAGAAAAGGAAGCGTAATCAATGTGTCTAAAATCAATCAAGGAACGGAATTTGTTGCTGAGGTAACCGTTGAAAACCAGAAAAATGAGCACGTAGAAAATGTGGCGTTGTCACAAATTTTGCCTTCTGGTTTCGAAATTGTAAATACGCGTTTCACAGATTATGGAGACGCAACCAATAATGTTGCTGATTATATTGATATTCGTGATGACAGAACTAATTTCTATTTTGGAATGAAAGCAGGAGAAGTAAAAACCTTTAGAATATTACTGAATGCCTCTTATTTAGGAACCTATTATCTGCCGGGACTGCAATGTGAAGCAATGTATGACAATACATTTTTGGCTAGAACTAAAGGATTTTGGATTCAGGTCGTGAAGTAG
- a CDS encoding nucleoside deaminase, whose protein sequence is MENIFTDEYFMKKALQEAEMAFDKGEIPVGAVIVVNDTVIARSHNLTELLNDVTAHAEMQAITAAANFLGGKYLKDCTLYVTLEPCQMCAGALYWSQITKIVYGASDDHRGFVKMGTQLHPKTVVVRGIMANEASELMKRFFAERRK, encoded by the coding sequence ATGGAAAACATTTTTACGGACGAGTACTTTATGAAAAAAGCTTTGCAGGAAGCTGAAATGGCTTTTGATAAAGGCGAAATTCCTGTGGGAGCTGTTATTGTGGTCAATGACACAGTAATTGCCAGAAGCCATAATTTAACCGAATTGTTGAATGATGTGACCGCCCACGCCGAAATGCAAGCCATAACCGCCGCAGCCAATTTCCTTGGCGGAAAATATCTGAAGGATTGCACGCTTTACGTTACGCTCGAACCTTGTCAGATGTGTGCTGGTGCTTTGTATTGGAGTCAGATTACTAAAATTGTTTATGGCGCCAGCGATGACCACCGTGGTTTTGTAAAAATGGGAACACAATTGCATCCCAAAACAGTTGTCGTTCGAGGGATTATGGCGAATGAAGCTTCGGAATTGATGAAGCGTTTTTTTGCTGAGAGAAGGAAATAG
- a CDS encoding 1-deoxy-D-xylulose-5-phosphate synthase, whose protein sequence is MKSNLLEQIYSPIDLRQLDEAQLPQLAQELRDFIINIVATKEGHLGASLGVVELTIALHYVFNTPEDLLVWDVGHQAYGHKILTERRTIFHTNRQLGGISGFPKRSESIYDTFGVGHSSTSISAALGMAIASNLKGDFNKQHIAVIGDASIASGMAFEGLNHAGVTDANLLVILNDNAIGIDPSVGALKKYLTSVKEGKNPRQNNMIRSLNFDYSGPIDGNDIFAVLKELKRLQKTKGPKFLHLITTKGKGLQQAEDNQVIYHAPGKFDASTGEIIPKQEENLPPKYQDVFGLTLLDLAQKNEKIVGITPAMPSGSSLKFMMDAFPKRAFDVGIAEQHAVTLAAGMATQGMIVYCNIYSTFLQRAYDQVIHDVALQNLPVIFCLDRAGLVGEDGATHHGVFDLAYLRCIPNMIIYAPLNEIDLQNILYTAQLGVNHPIAIRYPRGRGVIRDWETSYLGKYEKIEIGKAKLLQSGAKVAILSTGAIGNNVTLALSKIAHPENFAHYDFPFVKPLDENELHTIFSQFESIITIEDGVIKGGFGTGILEFAATYHYNSKMQLLGIPDEFIEQGSIDELQQYCEISVDSLKIIFSSY, encoded by the coding sequence ATGAAAAGCAACTTACTCGAACAGATTTATTCCCCGATTGATTTACGCCAGCTTGACGAAGCACAACTTCCACAATTGGCACAAGAATTACGTGATTTCATCATCAATATTGTTGCCACCAAAGAAGGGCATCTTGGCGCTAGTCTTGGTGTAGTTGAACTCACGATCGCTTTGCATTATGTTTTCAATACACCCGAAGATTTATTGGTTTGGGATGTCGGTCATCAAGCCTATGGACATAAAATCCTGACCGAACGAAGAACCATTTTTCATACCAATCGACAATTGGGAGGGATTTCAGGTTTTCCAAAAAGAAGCGAAAGCATTTACGATACTTTTGGCGTAGGCCACTCCTCCACATCTATTTCGGCGGCGCTAGGAATGGCGATTGCTTCTAATTTAAAAGGGGATTTCAACAAACAACACATTGCAGTAATTGGTGACGCCTCAATTGCTTCAGGAATGGCGTTTGAAGGTTTGAATCATGCTGGAGTAACTGATGCTAATTTATTGGTTATCCTAAATGACAACGCTATTGGAATTGATCCGAGTGTAGGCGCTCTCAAAAAATACCTCACTTCCGTAAAAGAGGGAAAAAACCCGAGACAGAATAATATGATTCGCTCACTGAATTTTGATTATTCGGGACCAATTGATGGCAATGATATTTTTGCAGTCCTAAAAGAATTGAAGCGTTTGCAAAAAACAAAAGGGCCTAAATTTTTACATCTAATCACCACCAAAGGCAAAGGGCTCCAACAAGCCGAAGACAATCAAGTAATATATCACGCTCCCGGTAAATTTGACGCCTCAACTGGAGAAATCATTCCAAAACAAGAAGAAAATTTACCTCCAAAATACCAAGACGTTTTTGGACTGACCCTTTTGGATTTGGCCCAAAAGAATGAAAAAATTGTTGGAATTACACCCGCAATGCCATCCGGAAGCTCGTTGAAATTTATGATGGATGCATTTCCAAAACGCGCATTTGATGTGGGCATTGCTGAACAACATGCCGTAACTTTGGCTGCTGGAATGGCTACACAAGGAATGATTGTGTACTGCAATATTTATTCTACTTTTTTACAACGCGCTTATGACCAAGTGATCCACGATGTGGCTTTGCAAAATTTGCCTGTCATTTTTTGTCTAGACAGAGCTGGTCTCGTTGGCGAAGACGGAGCTACACATCACGGTGTTTTTGACTTAGCTTATTTACGCTGTATTCCAAACATGATTATTTACGCTCCTTTAAATGAAATTGACTTACAAAACATTTTATATACAGCCCAATTGGGTGTAAATCATCCTATTGCCATTCGTTATCCTCGAGGTAGAGGTGTTATCAGAGATTGGGAAACATCCTATCTTGGGAAATACGAAAAAATAGAAATTGGAAAAGCAAAATTACTCCAAAGTGGGGCAAAAGTTGCTATTTTATCAACTGGCGCAATTGGAAATAATGTCACTTTGGCCTTGTCTAAAATAGCACATCCAGAAAATTTTGCCCATTATGATTTTCCATTTGTAAAACCTTTGGATGAAAACGAACTACATACTATTTTTAGCCAATTTGAATCCATAATAACTATTGAAGATGGCGTCATAAAAGGAGGTTTCGGAACTGGAATTCTGGAATTTGCAGCGACCTATCATTACAATTCAAAAATGCAACTTTTAGGAATACCTGATGAATTTATTGAGCAGGGTTCGATTGATGAATTACAACAATATTGCGAAATTTCCGTTGATAGTTTGAAAATCATTTTCTCAAGTTACTGA